A part of Corynebacterium lactis RW2-5 genomic DNA contains:
- the ileS gene encoding isoleucine--tRNA ligase: protein MTDSQDINAHEATPAGGAYPRTDAFGKYPSSPKFPELEEKVLDFWAKDDTFQSSIDQRDGAEEYVFYDGPPFANGLPHYGHLLTGYVKDIVPRYQTMRGYQVGRVFGWDCHGLPAELEAEKQLGIKDKGQIEEMGLANFNKYCAESVLRYAGEWKEYVTRQARWVDFDGGYKTMDMSYMESVIWAFKELYKKGLVYQGFRVLPYSWAEHTPLSNQETRLDDSYKMRQDPTLTVTFPITGAKAGTAGEKTLEQHPVLADASAIAWTTTPWTLPSNLALAVNPKVSYVVVKVSADSSVPEFAGKTFLLAEPLMGQYSKELGSEAEVLDTFAGAELEGITYEPIFGYFADHPNAFQILIADYVTTEDGTGIVHQAPAFGEDDMNTCNDYGIDVIIPVDMDGKFTSQVPEYAGELVFDANKDIIRDLKSAGRVVQHRTIEHSYPHSWRSGEPLIYMALPSWFVSVTKIRERMVELNHEGIEWMPEHVRDGQFGKWLEGARDWNISRTRYWGSPIPVWVSDNDEYPRVDVYGSLDELEADFGVRPSTLHRPEIDELVRPNPDDPTGKSMMRRVPDVLDVWFDSGSMPFAQFHYPFENKEWFESHAPADFIVEYIGQSRGWFYLLHVLSVALFDRPAFKKVVAHGIVLGDDGNKMSKSKRNYPDVNEVFDRDGSDAMRWFLMSSPILRGGNLIVTEQGIREGVRQALLPMWNAFSFLQLYASKPAEWSVDSDNVLDRYILAKLSATVRAVTESLDNTDIAGATDEVRQFCDALTNWYVRRSRDRFWAGDVKHPEAFNTLYTVLEVLTRVAAPLLPMATEVIWKSLTGGRSVHLEDWPDVTKLPADDELVESMDIVRNVCSATSRIRKTNHLRNRLPLKKLTVAFPDAGRLSDFTDIISSEVNVDEVEFTDDVDSVGRFEVSVNARVAGPRLGKDVQKVIKAVKSGNYEVVDGVVVADGIALADGEYSRNLVALSPDSTAEVDGSEGLVVLDTELNEDLESRGWAADRIRGLQDARKNAGLDVTDRISVRLQVPADREGWAKRHADLIAREVLATSFEIVAGGESLTYDVADGASADIAKQ, encoded by the coding sequence GTGACTGATTCTCAAGACATAAACGCCCACGAGGCGACCCCGGCAGGTGGGGCTTACCCGCGCACCGATGCCTTCGGTAAGTACCCTTCCAGCCCGAAGTTCCCGGAGCTCGAGGAAAAGGTTCTGGACTTCTGGGCAAAGGATGACACCTTCCAGTCGTCTATTGACCAGCGCGACGGTGCCGAAGAGTACGTCTTCTACGACGGCCCGCCGTTTGCAAACGGCCTGCCGCACTACGGACACCTCCTGACCGGTTATGTCAAGGACATCGTCCCGCGCTACCAGACCATGCGGGGCTACCAGGTCGGGCGTGTCTTCGGCTGGGATTGCCACGGCCTGCCAGCGGAGCTCGAGGCGGAGAAGCAGCTCGGCATCAAGGACAAGGGCCAGATCGAGGAGATGGGCCTGGCCAACTTCAACAAGTACTGCGCCGAGTCTGTCCTGCGTTACGCGGGCGAGTGGAAGGAATACGTCACTCGTCAGGCCCGTTGGGTTGACTTCGACGGCGGCTACAAGACCATGGACATGTCCTACATGGAGTCCGTGATCTGGGCCTTCAAGGAGCTCTACAAGAAAGGCCTGGTTTACCAGGGCTTCCGCGTCCTGCCGTACTCGTGGGCGGAGCACACCCCGCTATCCAACCAGGAGACCCGCCTGGATGACTCCTACAAAATGCGCCAGGACCCGACCCTGACCGTTACCTTCCCAATCACCGGTGCTAAGGCCGGCACCGCCGGCGAGAAGACGCTCGAGCAGCACCCGGTGCTTGCCGATGCCTCCGCGATCGCCTGGACCACGACTCCGTGGACCCTGCCGTCGAACCTTGCGCTCGCGGTCAACCCCAAGGTCTCCTACGTCGTGGTCAAGGTTAGTGCCGATAGCTCCGTGCCGGAGTTTGCCGGTAAGACCTTCCTGCTGGCAGAGCCGCTGATGGGGCAGTACTCCAAGGAGCTCGGCTCCGAGGCTGAGGTGCTGGACACTTTCGCGGGCGCGGAGCTCGAAGGCATCACCTACGAGCCAATCTTCGGCTACTTCGCCGACCACCCGAACGCATTCCAGATCCTGATCGCGGACTACGTCACTACCGAGGACGGCACCGGTATAGTCCACCAGGCCCCGGCCTTCGGTGAGGACGATATGAACACCTGTAACGACTACGGCATCGACGTGATCATCCCTGTCGACATGGACGGCAAGTTCACCTCCCAGGTGCCGGAGTACGCGGGCGAGCTGGTCTTCGACGCCAACAAGGACATCATCCGCGACCTGAAGTCCGCCGGCCGCGTTGTCCAGCACCGTACTATCGAGCACTCCTACCCGCACTCCTGGCGCTCCGGTGAGCCGCTGATCTACATGGCGCTGCCCAGCTGGTTCGTGTCCGTGACCAAGATCCGGGAGCGCATGGTCGAGCTGAACCACGAGGGCATCGAGTGGATGCCGGAGCACGTCCGCGATGGCCAGTTTGGCAAGTGGCTGGAAGGTGCCCGTGACTGGAACATCTCGCGTACCCGCTACTGGGGTTCGCCAATCCCGGTGTGGGTCTCCGACAACGACGAGTACCCGCGTGTCGATGTCTACGGCTCCCTCGATGAGCTTGAGGCGGACTTCGGCGTGCGCCCGTCCACGCTGCACCGCCCGGAGATCGACGAGCTGGTCCGACCGAACCCGGACGACCCGACCGGCAAGTCCATGATGCGCCGTGTCCCGGACGTCCTGGATGTCTGGTTCGACTCGGGCTCCATGCCGTTCGCGCAGTTCCACTACCCGTTCGAGAACAAGGAGTGGTTCGAGTCCCATGCGCCTGCGGACTTCATCGTCGAGTACATTGGCCAGTCCCGCGGATGGTTTTACCTGCTCCACGTCCTGTCCGTCGCACTGTTCGACCGCCCGGCGTTCAAGAAGGTCGTCGCCCACGGCATCGTGCTGGGCGATGACGGCAACAAGATGAGTAAGTCCAAGCGCAACTACCCGGATGTCAACGAGGTCTTCGACCGCGACGGCTCCGACGCGATGCGCTGGTTCCTCATGTCCAGCCCAATCCTGCGCGGCGGCAACCTGATTGTGACCGAGCAGGGCATCCGCGAGGGCGTGCGCCAGGCGCTGCTGCCGATGTGGAACGCCTTCTCTTTCCTTCAGCTCTACGCCTCCAAGCCGGCAGAGTGGTCCGTTGACTCGGACAACGTGCTCGACCGCTACATCCTGGCGAAGCTCTCGGCCACCGTTCGCGCGGTCACCGAGAGCCTGGACAACACGGACATCGCCGGCGCCACCGACGAGGTGCGCCAGTTCTGTGACGCTCTGACCAACTGGTATGTGCGCCGCTCCCGCGATCGCTTCTGGGCCGGCGACGTCAAGCACCCGGAGGCGTTCAACACCCTCTACACGGTACTCGAGGTCCTGACCCGCGTCGCGGCCCCGCTGCTGCCGATGGCCACCGAGGTCATCTGGAAGTCGCTGACCGGCGGTCGTTCGGTTCACCTGGAGGATTGGCCGGATGTCACCAAGCTGCCGGCTGACGATGAGCTTGTCGAGTCCATGGACATCGTCCGTAACGTCTGCTCGGCCACCTCCCGCATCCGCAAGACCAACCACCTGCGCAACCGCCTGCCGCTGAAGAAGCTGACGGTCGCGTTCCCGGATGCCGGTCGCCTGAGCGACTTCACCGACATCATCTCCTCCGAGGTCAACGTCGATGAGGTCGAGTTCACCGACGATGTCGACTCGGTCGGTCGTTTCGAGGTTTCCGTCAACGCTCGCGTCGCAGGCCCGCGCCTGGGCAAGGACGTCCAGAAGGTCATCAAGGCCGTCAAGTCCGGTAACTACGAGGTCGTCGACGGCGTCGTTGTCGCGGATGGCATCGCGCTTGCCGACGGCGAGTACAGCCGCAACCTAGTTGCCCTGTCGCCGGATTCGACCGCAGAGGTCGACGGCTCCGAGGGCCTCGTCGTGCTCGACACTGAGCTGAACGAGGATCTGGAGTCCCGTGGCTGGGCAGCTGACCGCATCCGTGGCCTGCAGGACGCGCGTAAGAACGCAGGCCTGGATGTCACCGACCGTATCTCGGTGAGGCTGCAGGTCCCAGCCGACCGTGAGGGGTGGGCGAAGCGTCACGCCGACCTGATCGCCCGTGAGGTCCTCGCGACCTCCTTCGAGATCGTCGCAGGCGGGGAATCCCTGACCTACGATGTCGCGGACGGCGCTTCGGCGGATATCGCAAAGCAGTAG
- a CDS encoding DivIVA domain-containing protein has product MPLTPADVHNVAFSKPPIGKRGYNEDEVDQFLDLVEDALGELQDENADLRVRVEELEREVEQARSGSGSVAAAPAAAAATTSDVDEARLRKEIEAELRASYKERLAKQEEELEAKYRERLEAAERRAEQAEKSEAKASDSTESAPQAAAAAAAPASNGAATPETHMQAARVLGLAQEMADRMTGDAQAEADQLLSTAREDAERTVTEANAEAERTLTEARNEAESTLADARQRSEQMLSEAREESESTLTDARQRSDQMISDADARSAATITSAQEKATALQRDAERKHSEIMTTVKEQQTALEGRIEELHIFEREYRTRLKTFLESQLDDLNSRESAAPADGYNN; this is encoded by the coding sequence ATGCCGTTGACTCCGGCTGATGTGCATAATGTGGCTTTTAGCAAGCCTCCAATTGGCAAGCGCGGTTACAACGAGGACGAGGTAGACCAGTTCCTCGATCTTGTTGAGGACGCACTGGGTGAGCTCCAGGACGAAAATGCGGATCTGCGCGTGCGCGTCGAGGAACTCGAGCGCGAAGTAGAGCAGGCTCGCTCCGGTTCCGGCTCCGTAGCCGCAGCGCCGGCTGCCGCCGCTGCTACTACCTCTGATGTCGACGAGGCAAGGCTGCGCAAGGAGATTGAGGCGGAGCTGCGCGCTTCCTACAAGGAGCGCCTGGCAAAGCAGGAAGAGGAGCTCGAGGCCAAGTACCGCGAGCGCCTTGAGGCTGCGGAGCGCCGCGCTGAGCAGGCTGAAAAGTCGGAGGCTAAAGCTTCCGATTCCACCGAGTCCGCACCGCAGGCTGCTGCAGCTGCAGCCGCACCGGCTTCCAACGGTGCCGCTACCCCTGAGACCCACATGCAGGCCGCTCGCGTCCTGGGTCTGGCTCAGGAGATGGCGGACCGCATGACCGGAGACGCACAGGCTGAGGCTGATCAGCTGCTCTCCACTGCCCGCGAGGACGCCGAGCGTACCGTAACCGAGGCCAACGCTGAGGCTGAGCGCACTCTGACCGAAGCCCGCAACGAGGCTGAGTCCACCCTGGCTGACGCACGTCAGCGCAGCGAGCAGATGCTGAGCGAGGCTCGCGAAGAGTCCGAGTCCACGCTGACCGACGCTCGCCAGCGCAGCGACCAGATGATTAGCGACGCTGATGCTCGCTCCGCAGCGACCATCACCTCCGCTCAGGAGAAGGCAACTGCTCTGCAGCGGGATGCCGAGCGCAAGCACAGCGAGATCATGACGACCGTCAAGGAGCAGCAGACTGCTCTCGAGGGTCGCATCGAGGAGCTGCACATCTTCGAGCGCGAGTACCGCACCCGCCTCAAGACCTTCCTTGAGTCGCAGCTGGATGACCTCAACTCTCGCGAGTCCGCGGCACCGGCAGACGGATACAACAACTAG
- a CDS encoding YggT family protein: MHSVLLVLLILLQLFTYLLLARIVIEMIQSFSRSWRPGRVFSSIGEVIFVITDPPVKLLRRLIPPMPMGGLMMDMSVLVLFFILMIARFVIVTLI; the protein is encoded by the coding sequence GTGCATTCAGTACTTTTAGTCCTTCTCATCCTCCTGCAGCTTTTTACTTACCTGCTGCTAGCCCGCATCGTGATTGAGATGATTCAGTCCTTCTCCAGGTCGTGGAGGCCTGGGCGGGTCTTCTCTTCGATAGGTGAGGTAATTTTCGTAATTACCGACCCACCGGTGAAGTTGTTGCGCCGTCTCATTCCCCCGATGCCAATGGGCGGGCTCATGATGGACATGTCCGTTCTTGTTCTGTTCTTCATCCTCATGATTGCCCGTTTTGTTATCGTCACTCTGATTTAG
- the sepF gene encoding cell division protein SepF: MADFFRGVSNFFGLTPTDAEAAYEDERYDDFDRRDDRRYDGEYGRAHREERRPRYELRDQEPRERESRYSRLEPVEEVKEPEHVFIKPESGFQDKYSKAPEIGSHFRDGDIVTFDLSDLDPVEQKRYVDFVAGLVFGLRGRIKADGSVFTLFPNGCDVNEAQYDRMSG, from the coding sequence ATGGCTGATTTTTTCCGAGGCGTGTCGAACTTCTTCGGCCTGACCCCGACGGACGCCGAAGCGGCGTACGAGGACGAGCGCTACGACGACTTTGACCGTCGCGACGACAGGCGTTACGACGGCGAGTACGGCAGAGCTCACCGCGAGGAGCGTCGCCCGCGCTACGAACTGCGTGACCAGGAGCCGCGCGAGCGCGAGTCTCGCTACTCCCGTCTGGAGCCGGTCGAGGAAGTCAAGGAGCCGGAACACGTCTTCATCAAGCCGGAGAGTGGTTTCCAGGACAAGTACTCCAAGGCGCCGGAGATTGGTAGCCACTTCCGCGATGGTGACATTGTTACGTTCGACCTCAGTGATCTCGACCCGGTAGAGCAGAAGCGCTACGTTGACTTCGTTGCGGGCCTGGTCTTCGGGCTGCGTGGCCGCATTAAGGCAGATGGCTCGGTGTTCACGCTGTTTCCGAACGGCTGCGATGTCAACGAGGCCCAGTACGATCGCATGTCCGGTTAG
- the pgeF gene encoding peptidoglycan editing factor PgeF, whose protein sequence is MSDSTRRSRKLFTNRRGGFSLPPYGSFNLGAHVGDDSVAVEKNRQRLADGMGIARERFVYMEQIHSNTVTVVDGPVSAAVPATDALVTTTPGLALVVLVADCVPVLLSDDVAGVAAAVHAGRIGARNGIVRRSVEKMVELGARPENIHALLGPAASGARYEVPEPMAVDVEKHLPGSKVWTQQGTAGIDVRAGLIRQLYGLGVSHVNVEPSCTIGSEEYFSYRREGATGRQAGVVVLPE, encoded by the coding sequence GTGAGTGATTCAACCCGTCGCAGCCGAAAACTATTCACGAACCGGCGCGGCGGGTTTTCGCTGCCTCCGTACGGTTCTTTCAACCTCGGAGCCCACGTCGGCGACGACTCGGTCGCAGTTGAGAAAAACCGGCAGCGCCTCGCCGATGGAATGGGAATCGCCCGCGAGCGTTTCGTGTACATGGAGCAAATTCACTCCAACACTGTCACCGTCGTCGACGGTCCGGTCAGCGCAGCCGTCCCCGCCACGGACGCGCTAGTTACCACCACGCCGGGGCTGGCCTTGGTCGTGCTCGTCGCCGACTGCGTCCCCGTATTGCTTTCCGACGATGTCGCCGGCGTCGCCGCGGCGGTACACGCCGGCCGGATTGGGGCGCGTAACGGCATCGTGCGCAGGTCGGTAGAGAAGATGGTGGAGCTCGGAGCGCGGCCCGAAAACATTCACGCCCTGCTAGGGCCCGCTGCGAGCGGGGCCCGCTACGAGGTTCCGGAGCCGATGGCTGTGGACGTCGAAAAGCATCTGCCGGGCTCGAAGGTGTGGACGCAGCAGGGGACCGCGGGGATTGATGTGCGCGCGGGGCTGATTCGGCAGCTCTATGGCCTGGGGGTTTCACATGTAAATGTCGAGCCCAGCTGCACGATCGGCAGCGAGGAATATTTTTCCTACAGGAGAGAGGGTGCAACCGGGCGTCAGGCCGGGGTAGTGGTGCTTCCGGAATAG